A single window of Aquarana catesbeiana isolate 2022-GZ linkage group LG10, ASM4218655v1, whole genome shotgun sequence DNA harbors:
- the LOC141110168 gene encoding olfactory receptor 5V1-like, with amino-acid sequence MSSSSGHEYENQTMGKNILLLNFSNDRFFIITFLLSIIYSTTLIGNLCIFIIIRIEAHLHTPMYFFLSNLSVLDTCYSSTTLPTMIFNCATGNKRISFVKCIAQLYLFVSLGGSECILLAVMAYDRFVAICNPLRYPVLMRRKLCAGLAAASWLSGFLDSILHTVMASKLRFCQRDESVNNFFCDVPPLVQVACNPTKTSKILLYVVSVFLGFSPFLYIVITYVHIISTIMKIKSSEGRSKAFSTCSSHLIVVTVFYSTAIFNYVGPRGYSIEMDNVASLLYGILTPVVNPIIYCLRNKEVKGALRKHLRKLYFMTY; translated from the coding sequence ATGTCCTCTTCTTCAGGGCACGAGTACGAGAACCAGACAATGGGGAAGAATATTTTATTGCTGAATTTTTCCAATGATCGGTTCTTCATTATCACCTTTTTGCTATCCATCATTTATAGCACTACCCTGATTGGCAATCTCTGCATTTTTATCATCATTAGGATTGAAGCACATCTGCACAcaccaatgtatttttttcttagtAATCTCTCTGTTTTAGACACTTGTTACTCCTCAACTACTCTCCCAACCATGATATTCAATTGCGCTACAGGCAACAAAAGGATTTCCTTTGTCAAATGTATAGCACAATTGTATCTGTTTGTCTCTTTAGGTGGATCTGAGTGTATTCTTTTGGCTGTGATGGCGTACGACCGCTTTGTTGCCATATGCAACCCGTTACGCTATCCGGTGCTCATGAGAAGAAAACTTTGTGCCGGGCTTGCCGCTGCTTCATGGTTGAGTGGGTTCCTGGATTCTATCCTTCATACGGTCATGGCTTCCAAACTTAGATTCTGTCAGAGGGATGAGagcgtaaataattttttttgtgatGTTCCCCCACTGGTACAAGTAGCCTGTAACCCCACCAAGACCAGCAAAATATTATTATATGTTGTCAGCGTGTTCCTTGGCTTCAGCCCATTTCTTTATATCGTTATAACCTACGTCCACATCATCTCCACCATCATGAAGATCAAGTCTTCTGAAGGACGATCGAAGGCCTTTTCTACCTGCTCCTCCCATCTCATCGTAGTCACAGTGTTCTACAGCACAGCTATCTTTAACTACGTTGGACCAAGAGGTTACTCCATTGAGATGGACAATGTAGCATCTCTCTTGTATGGGATTCTGACGCCAGTCGTAAACCCAATAATTTACTGCCTGAGGAACAAAGAAGTCAAAGGGGCTTTGAGAAAACATTTACGGAAATTGTATTTCATGACTTACTGA